TCCTCGATGGGAGCACCACCCCCGCCGCCACCACGGACTCCGACGGGCGCTTCTCCCTGAAGGTGCTCCCCGGAGCTCACCGGCTGGAGCTCCGCGCGCCCGGCCATGCGCCGGAGCGCTTCGAGGAGGTGCTCGTCCAGGGCGAGACGCTGGAGGTGCTCTACCGGCTGGAGCCCCTGGTGGTGAACCCCTACGAGACGGTGGTGCGCGACGAGCGCGAGCGCACCGAGGTATCTCGCATCACCCTGCACGAGCAGGAGCTGCGCGAGGTGCCCGGCACCGTGGGAGATCCCTTCCGCGTGGTGATGTTGATGCCGGGCGTGGGGAGCCTCGCCTCGGGCATCTCGTATCCGGTGGTGCGCGGCAGCCAGCCGGCGGCCACCGGCTTCTTCCTGGATGGCGTGCGCATCCCCATGCTGTACCACCTGCTGCTCGGGCCCGCGGTGGTGCACCCGGACTTCATCGACTCCATCGACTTCCACGTGGGCGTGCCACCGGCGCAGTACGGGCGGCTGCTGGGTGGCGCGGTGGAGGGGCGCATCAGCCGGCCACGCGAGGACCGGCTGCACTACACCGTCTACGCGGACCTGCTCAACAGCGGCGGCTTCGTCGAGTACCCCTTCGCCTCCACCGGCACCAGCGTCAGCGTGGCGGGCCGGGTGAGCTACGCGGGGCTGCTGATCGTGCCCCTGGCCGAGTCCCTCAACGAGAGCGGCTCGGAGTACTCCCGCTCGCGGGCCAGCTTCTGGGACTACCAGGCCCGGGTGGAGCAGAAGCTGGGTCAGGGGCGCCTGCGGCTCTTCGCCCTGGGCAGCTCCGACGACTTCGGCTCGACGCCCATCCCGGACGTGGCCAACAAGAATGGCTTTGGCGTCCGCACCACCTTCCACCGGGTGGATCTGCGCGGCACGCACCCGCTGGCCGGTGGCGAGGCGGAGCTGGGCCTCACCTGGGGCCTGGATGACTTCGGTTTCCTCGGCGAGCGCACCGTGGCGCGGCCCCAGGGCATCGGCGTGGAGCGCGTGGGCGAGTACACGCTGCGCCAGCTGAGCGTCTCCGCCCGGGCGCGCTGGCAGCGGCGCTTCTCCGGCACGCTGGAGCTCACCGCGGGCGCGGACGTGGAGCACCGGCGCGCGGCCATCGTCCTCCGGGGCACGGGGCTCGCTCCGGGCCAGCGCGAGGACACGCTGAGTGATGATCCCTTCCAGAGCCCCTCGTCGCTGGCCACCTTCAGCGGTGGGTGGACGCAGCTCGTGTGGAGGCCCGCGTCCCCCTGGACGGTGTCGGCGGGCCTGCGCGCGGACGCCTACCACCTGGTGCCGGGCATCACGCATCCGGCGCTGGAGCCCCGGTTGGCGGTGCGCCATGCGCTCTCGGAGTCGCTCACCCTCAAGGCCGGCGCGGGCCTCTTCCACCAGCCTCCCACGGTGCTGCTGCACGTGCCCGTGCTGGACACCTCGGGCCTGCGCTATGGGCTCCAGGAGGGCATGCAGGTGGACGTGGGCGCCGAGTGGAAACCCTTCCAGGGCTGGGAGGTGGGCGTGGATGCCTTCTACAACCCGCTGCGGCGCACGGTGGAGTTCGACCTCACCGAGGTGGCCCTCGAGCGCCGCCGCATCGGGCTGACGGGTCCGGACCCGGCCGAGAGTGGCTACGCCTACGGCGCGGAGCTGATGGTGCGCCACCCGCTCGGCGACAACTGGTTCGGCTGGGTCTCCTACAGCTTCCTGCGCAGCAGGCGGCACCAGCGCTTTGCCCGCTTCGACGCCGAGGGC
The sequence above is drawn from the Archangium gephyra genome and encodes:
- a CDS encoding TonB-dependent receptor domain-containing protein, with protein sequence MGSRVSLPALLLALAGGVLLWPWSGAAQGLPPTTGDQRAVEVDVHATDAGTTLSAEDARRLGLSTDGGEATLVPPVLLQESPAAYPEGLEGVDGEVVLELRVDEQGGVAEVDVTGGTSEKALVASAVAAAKGLRFSPATLGGQPVSVRLPFVYRFEAPLSESFMGHLTGTVRAKGTRRPLVGAVLFLDGSTTPAATTDSDGRFSLKVLPGAHRLELRAPGHAPERFEEVLVQGETLEVLYRLEPLVVNPYETVVRDERERTEVSRITLHEQELREVPGTVGDPFRVVMLMPGVGSLASGISYPVVRGSQPAATGFFLDGVRIPMLYHLLLGPAVVHPDFIDSIDFHVGVPPAQYGRLLGGAVEGRISRPREDRLHYTVYADLLNSGGFVEYPFASTGTSVSVAGRVSYAGLLIVPLAESLNESGSEYSRSRASFWDYQARVEQKLGQGRLRLFALGSSDDFGSTPIPDVANKNGFGVRTTFHRVDLRGTHPLAGGEAELGLTWGLDDFGFLGERTVARPQGIGVERVGEYTLRQLSVSARARWQRRFSGTLELTAGADVEHRRAAIVLRGTGLAPGQREDTLSDDPFQSPSSLATFSGGWTQLVWRPASPWTVSAGLRADAYHLVPGITHPALEPRLAVRHALSESLTLKAGAGLFHQPPTVLLHVPVLDTSGLRYGLQEGMQVDVGAEWKPFQGWEVGVDAFYNPLRRTVEFDLTEVALERRRIGLTGPDPAESGYAYGAELMVRHPLGDNWFGWVSYSFLRSRRHQRFARFDAEGNVVEWTRGTLPFAFEQEHVFNAALSYKLGRSITLGAVLHFNTGRPESGEITSKTMSPRFDEAGGPLWVRQDLDRVGRLPPFFRVDFRAAKSWALEDLTLDLYLDILNVSFQQEIYGYVYNFSDPKETGGRREHLREPLALPLIIPMLGLKAAY